One region of Anas acuta chromosome Z, bAnaAcu1.1, whole genome shotgun sequence genomic DNA includes:
- the LOC137848090 gene encoding uncharacterized protein isoform X1 translates to MKLRSGRQKPYEVPVSARQLARRKPPQCNRAPASGTSVFSLRKTVKCYLLTEDSKTVHFDLDEDGHHEISTKDSQSHEDIAWLSIFTSNEPAVRAKTWSKTVVVLTQRSKHNEFVLLCKGKKQLCLKVLKGCCSEPDYPSVKRRNRKTCKHEDPDFEQLSEDNHFFIMHSEGESVKFQCYEDTNYFLHVNDDSLDIRKPDHKDPNGEKNFFFRVSYL, encoded by the exons ATGAAGCTCCGCTCAGGCCGCCAAAAGCCATACGAAGTGCCTGTCTCTGCAAGACAACTGGCTAGAAGGAAACCTCCGCAGTGCAATAGAGCACCAGCTTCTGGAACATCAG TGTTTAGTCTGCGAAAAACAGTGAAGTGCTATTTACTTACTGAAGATTCAAAAACAGTGCATTTTGACTTAGATGAAGATGGTCATCATGAAATATCAACCAAAGATTCACAGTCCCATGAAG ATATCGCATGGTTAAGCATATTCACAAGCAATGAACCAGCAGTTAGGG CGAAAACGTGGTCTAAAACTGTGGTGGTCCTCACACAGAGATCAAAGCATAACGAATTTGTCCTGTTGTGCAAGGGTAAAAAGCAGCTCTGTCTGAAG GTCTTAAAAGGATGTTGTTCAGAGCCAGATTATCCTTCAGTGAAAAGACGCAACAGGAAAACATGCAAGCACGAAGATCCTGACTTCGAACAG CTGAGCGAAGATAATCACTTTTTCATCATGCATAGTGAAGGAGAGTCAGTGAAATTCCAGTGCTATGAAGACACAAATTACTTTCTGCATGTGAATGATGACTCACTTGATATACGCAAGCCAGATCACAAAGACCCCAATGGAGAGAaaaattttttcttcagagtgtCATACttatag
- the LOC137848090 gene encoding uncharacterized protein isoform X2: protein MKLRSGRQKPYEVPVSARQLARRKPPQCNRAPASGTSVFSLRKTVKCYLLTEDSKTVHFDLDEDGHHEISTKDSQSHEAKTWSKTVVVLTQRSKHNEFVLLCKGKKQLCLKVLKGCCSEPDYPSVKRRNRKTCKHEDPDFEQLSEDNHFFIMHSEGESVKFQCYEDTNYFLHVNDDSLDIRKPDHKDPNGEKNFFFRVSYL from the exons ATGAAGCTCCGCTCAGGCCGCCAAAAGCCATACGAAGTGCCTGTCTCTGCAAGACAACTGGCTAGAAGGAAACCTCCGCAGTGCAATAGAGCACCAGCTTCTGGAACATCAG TGTTTAGTCTGCGAAAAACAGTGAAGTGCTATTTACTTACTGAAGATTCAAAAACAGTGCATTTTGACTTAGATGAAGATGGTCATCATGAAATATCAACCAAAGATTCACAGTCCCATGAAG CGAAAACGTGGTCTAAAACTGTGGTGGTCCTCACACAGAGATCAAAGCATAACGAATTTGTCCTGTTGTGCAAGGGTAAAAAGCAGCTCTGTCTGAAG GTCTTAAAAGGATGTTGTTCAGAGCCAGATTATCCTTCAGTGAAAAGACGCAACAGGAAAACATGCAAGCACGAAGATCCTGACTTCGAACAG CTGAGCGAAGATAATCACTTTTTCATCATGCATAGTGAAGGAGAGTCAGTGAAATTCCAGTGCTATGAAGACACAAATTACTTTCTGCATGTGAATGATGACTCACTTGATATACGCAAGCCAGATCACAAAGACCCCAATGGAGAGAaaaattttttcttcagagtgtCATACttatag